DNA from Bacillota bacterium:
GTGGGTGTTCTGGTCGAGGCGCTGATCAGGGAAATGGACCGGAGCGGGGATACCTCCCAATCGCCCGAGCCCTTCCTGTACTTCGAGGCCAGCCGCACCTTCCTGCCCAGTCTCCCGCTGAAGGCCGTGGTGCTTGCCCTGGTCGTGCCCCTTTGCTGGTGGATGTTCCTTGCCTGGAATGGGCGCTGGATGGGCCTCAGGCACCTCCTTGGCCAGTGCCTTAACCTCCTCGTCAACGCCCTGCCATTCCTCGGCGGGCTATTGAGCCTCTACCTTTCGGCTGCGGTGAATCTCATCCCCCGTTTCAGTTACTACCCTGCGCCGCCTAAGGACCCTGTCCTGTACGAGGTGAAGTGGGTTGCCCTGGCGATAATGCTGGGGATGATGGTGTTATCTGCAGCCCTCCTGCCCCGGCTGAAGAAGGGGATCCCCCTGGAACTGAAAACCAGGAGACCAGTGGCGCTAGCCGTTCTCTCCGCCCTGTCCATGGCCGTCTACCTGTGGAACCCCTTCGCCCTCCTCTTCCTCTTGCCCGCCCTCTACCTGTGGCCGCTTATGGACCCTCGGCGGAGCCTGCCAGGGAGAGTGGCAAACCTCGGTCTCTTCCTCTGTGGGGACCTGGTGCTCTTCCTGGGCTTGCTCATGTATTCCTACGAGCTCTACCTGGGATGGTACATGTCGTGGTACTTCCTGCAGATGCTGGCCTTTGGGATGATACCCCTTCACGCTGCTCTTGCGGGTATCACGGCCATCGCCTCAGGGATAACGATCCTGGCCTGGACAGGAACAGCAAGGAGGTGGGTAACGCCCGCCAAGGGGTGGATCCTCCGGGATGATCAGCCGCGAAGCCAGTCTTCCACGGCCTGCCTAGTGGAATATCCTGAGGGGGTCGCCTCCATTGGCTTGGTTATGTCCTTACACCTCAGGCCCATTCCCTGTTCACCAGGAACCGAGGCCGTGACCCCCACGTGGTAGTTGGAGAACCTCTGAAGCCATCATCCCGGCTACGCCTGTGAGACTGAAGAATCTTAGCCAGGGGGCCTGCCCAAAAAGCACCAGGAGGTCAACGTGAGTCGCGATGCATGTACTGGCAAGGTCCGGGGCGTCCTCCTTGCTGGACAAGGGTGCCTGTGCTGGAGTGTACTGGCCCTGCCTCCTCTTCTTCCCTGAGTGCCGGAGTCCTGCTTCACGCTGCGAACCGCCGCAAGGCCAGCATCACCAGGAGCCCCAGGGCCAAGGTGACAACAATGTTCCTGCTTTTATAGGCGACTACCCCAGCCACACATCCTGCCAAGAGGTAGTGGTTACCCACGCTTATGTCCAGGGCCCCGCCGGGTAGCAGGAGGGATGGCACTATCAGGGCTGTGAGTATAGAGGTGGGCATGTGCTTCAGCCATCTTTCCAGACAGGCAGGAACCCCGCCACGCCGGAAAAGCGCCAGGCAAACGAAGCGGGTCAAGAACGTGACCACAGCCATTCCAACGATACCCAGCAGTACTTCAACTCGCATCCGTCTTCCCCTCCATCAAGCCCCCGGCCAGACTTGCCACAAGGCAGGCAACTATTATGTACCATTTACCCGGCAGGTAGAGGGCCCCCGCGACGGACACCGCCCCTGCCAGGACGCAGACCAGCGCCGCGGTCTTGTCCACGAGGCGTGGCACCAGGAGGGCGAGGAAGGTGGCCGGCATGGCGAAGTCCAGCCCCCAGGCCAGAGGGTCAGCGATATGCCTGCCCATGTAGGCTCCGATCGCCGTGGAGGTCAGCCACACCACGTAGAAAGGCACATGGCAGCCAAGATGAAAACTGGGGTCGTAGGCATGCTGCCGCAACCGGTCCATGGTCAGCACATAGCTTTCGTCCACTATTCCGAAGGCAAGCAGGGCCTGGAGGGGCATGGGCAGTCGTTTCATGTACGGTGCCAGGGAGGCCCCCATTAACAGGTGTCTTAGGTTAATAAGGAGGGTGGTCAGGACGATCATTCCCCACCCGGCCGGCCCTGACAGCATGGTCAGTGCCACGAATTGAGAGGCACCAGCGAAAACCAGGGCTGACATGAGGATGGTCTCCATGGGAGTCAATGCCACTGTGACCCCCATTACTCCACAGGTCACCCCGAAGGGCACTACTCCAATTGTTACGGGAAGGCTGGCACGAATCCCTGACCAGAACTCCGACCTCGGGTCACCAGTCACCGCTGTTACGGTTCTTGCCTCGCTCATAGGACATCCCCTCGCTTGTGTTTTTCCATCATACCCAGAAGGGAAAACAGCGTAAATATCCAATTAGCGATTTAGTGGCCCAAATTGGATACCTAGGGATTGTGAGGGGGCATATGGACACATCCAAAATCCTATCGGACGCTAAATTGGATCCACATTCCCGGCAGCCGATGTACAGGCAAGTGGCGGACATCATCTGCGAAAGGATAAGGGGCTCTGTCTTCCCTGGCGGGTGCAAGCTACCGCCAGAGAGGGAGCTGGCTGTACTGTTTGGGGTTAGCCGCACTACTGCCATAAACGCCTATCGCCACCTGGAGAAGCAAGGTATGGTAGTTACAAGGGTAGGCAGCGGTACCTACGTGGCCCAGGCCCCTGCCGCCCAGCCCCGGGACGAGCTTGGGGTTCCCTGGATGCAGGTGATGACCCCAATTCCCCAAATCCCGCTTCCCACAGTACTGAGGGACATACTTGAGGCGAGCACCTCCGGAGGGGGCATTTCTCTGGCGGCGGGGATGCCTGATCCCCAGCTGTACCCGGTGGATTCCCTCCCGCAGTTCTTCACCGCGACTCACGGGGGAGTCAACCCCCAGGATCTAGGTCACATCGCCACCCAGGGGTACGGGCCCCTGCGCCAGACTCTGGGCAAGGTGCTGGCGGACCGGGGCGTCACAACCACGCCTGACGACGTTATGATCACCGCAGGCTCACAGCAGGGCCTGTACCTTCTTGGTAAGGCATTGCTGGAACCGGGGGACTACGTGGTGGTGGAATCCCCAACCTACATCGGAGCTCACCAGGTGTTCAACGCATCCGGGGCGAGGATCCTGGGCCTGCCTGCAACGGGGCAGTTTCCCTTTGGTCTTCTTGAGGATTACCTGATCCGCTACCGGCCCAAGATCCTCTACGTAATACCCACATACCATAACCCCACTGGCAGGGTAATGTCCCAGGCCGAGAGAATGGAGGTTCTCAGGCTGGCCGCCCGGCACAGGCTGGTGGTGGTGGAGGATGACCCCTACAGCGAGCTGCACTACGGAGCGAAACCTCCTCCTCCCCTCAAGGCTATGGATACGTACGGCTGTGTGGTATACCTGAGCACGTTCTCCAAGGTCCTCTTTCCGGGACTGCGCACCGGTTACGTGGTGGCTCATCCAGCCCTACTCAACCGCATGGCCCTGGAGAAACAATTTGTCGACCTGCATACCAACAACATGGTCCAGTGGCTGCTTTGTGAACTGCTCGAGGGCGGGGGCCTGGAGAGCCACCTGGCGATGATACGCGGGGAGT
Protein-coding regions in this window:
- a CDS encoding M28 family peptidase; the protein is MRTTLQSADNDASGNGIMLHLAEVFRDVDTEYSLLFIATDGEEYGMLGAKHFAENHPLNRRVSMAISLDNVGRYNGVTSPGGWLYYHTPEDTIDRISPYPMEQVGVLVEALIREMDRSGDTSQSPEPFLYFEASRTFLPSLPLKAVVLALVVPLCWWMFLAWNGRWMGLRHLLGQCLNLLVNALPFLGGLLSLYLSAAVNLIPRFSYYPAPPKDPVLYEVKWVALAIMLGMMVLSAALLPRLKKGIPLELKTRRPVALAVLSALSMAVYLWNPFALLFLLPALYLWPLMDPRRSLPGRVANLGLFLCGDLVLFLGLLMYSYELYLGWYMSWYFLQMLAFGMIPLHAALAGITAIASGITILAWTGTARRWVTPAKGWILRDDQPRSQSSTACLVEYPEGVASIGLVMSLHLRPIPCSPGTEAVTPTW
- a CDS encoding AzlD domain-containing protein, whose protein sequence is MRVEVLLGIVGMAVVTFLTRFVCLALFRRGGVPACLERWLKHMPTSILTALIVPSLLLPGGALDISVGNHYLLAGCVAGVVAYKSRNIVVTLALGLLVMLALRRFAA
- a CDS encoding AzlC family ABC transporter permease is translated as MSEARTVTAVTGDPRSEFWSGIRASLPVTIGVVPFGVTCGVMGVTVALTPMETILMSALVFAGASQFVALTMLSGPAGWGMIVLTTLLINLRHLLMGASLAPYMKRLPMPLQALLAFGIVDESYVLTMDRLRQHAYDPSFHLGCHVPFYVVWLTSTAIGAYMGRHIADPLAWGLDFAMPATFLALLVPRLVDKTAALVCVLAGAVSVAGALYLPGKWYIIVACLVASLAGGLMEGKTDAS
- a CDS encoding PLP-dependent aminotransferase family protein, which translates into the protein MYRQVADIICERIRGSVFPGGCKLPPERELAVLFGVSRTTAINAYRHLEKQGMVVTRVGSGTYVAQAPAAQPRDELGVPWMQVMTPIPQIPLPTVLRDILEASTSGGGISLAAGMPDPQLYPVDSLPQFFTATHGGVNPQDLGHIATQGYGPLRQTLGKVLADRGVTTTPDDVMITAGSQQGLYLLGKALLEPGDYVVVESPTYIGAHQVFNASGARILGLPATGQFPFGLLEDYLIRYRPKILYVIPTYHNPTGRVMSQAERMEVLRLAARHRLVVVEDDPYSELHYGAKPPPPLKAMDTYGCVVYLSTFSKVLFPGLRTGYVVAHPALLNRMALEKQFVDLHTNNMVQWLLCELLEGGGLESHLAMIRGEYRSRRDALAKALRRYLGDDLSFSTPEGGFYLWCRINRPVSASRLLQEASGEGVSFVPGEAFYVSPPEGERELRLCFAANSEGRLREGARRLGRALASVSATSKTSKAAGDKGTRPIV